In Bacteroidota bacterium, a single window of DNA contains:
- a CDS encoding AAA family ATPase: protein MSKTGKNLIDLIVLYNPEKEDKGNPFTNRNLKSASTTELADRLQLDPRTAILYAAMVTMSIRQSSLDFGDFFGNLGLKMADSPWLYQCLLTLKERKLIFFERNTFFHESREGLSFFIPRRHIHEILKGEDPSTENKLPDTFVDLIVRAEQLARLPDETDLTRRDVLKELSGLIEHCAGMSEIQWLVNRVTDPEEQLIMLLAAGECLNMKEGLDLEEFYDKFCAHHKSEAIVKKQMVLQGKLGVIRNKMLVFIKDHFRKSLIMELTPSVVTDWLGQIQKMDTDQLPNTNLGAWSLPDKIPPVSLSFPTDLEPRIGMIRKLLSETGYREVSTRLNTRAVSKGLTFLFYGRPGTGKTELVNQLARESGRAVFKVNISEIRDKWVGESEKNLESIFSYFETVKKAQSVEPILFFNESDALIGNRLKVNSSVDQMNNAMQNILLEKLETFDGLFFATTNLLENLDPAFERRFLFKMEFPIPPAEVRASIWISRLPFLSADEAAILAGDFELSGGQIENVTRKSELESILSGTDTTLSKIIGFCEEELLNRSLKKPMGFALK from the coding sequence ATGAGCAAGACCGGCAAAAACCTGATCGATCTGATTGTACTGTACAATCCGGAAAAAGAGGACAAAGGCAATCCGTTCACCAACCGCAACCTGAAATCTGCCTCGACAACCGAGCTGGCAGACCGCCTGCAGCTCGATCCGCGTACCGCCATTCTGTATGCGGCCATGGTTACCATGTCCATCCGTCAGTCTTCACTGGATTTTGGCGATTTTTTCGGGAATCTGGGACTGAAGATGGCCGATAGTCCGTGGCTGTATCAATGCCTGCTGACACTGAAGGAAAGAAAGCTGATTTTTTTCGAACGGAATACGTTCTTTCATGAATCACGTGAGGGACTCTCCTTCTTCATTCCCCGTCGCCATATTCATGAAATACTGAAAGGTGAAGATCCTTCCACCGAGAATAAATTGCCCGATACCTTCGTTGATCTGATCGTTCGTGCCGAGCAGTTGGCCCGCTTACCCGATGAAACCGATCTGACCCGCAGGGACGTGCTGAAAGAATTGTCGGGTCTGATTGAACACTGCGCCGGGATGAGTGAAATCCAGTGGCTGGTTAACCGTGTTACGGATCCCGAAGAACAACTGATCATGTTGCTGGCGGCCGGTGAATGTCTGAATATGAAAGAGGGACTGGATCTGGAAGAATTTTATGATAAATTCTGCGCCCATCATAAAAGTGAGGCCATTGTGAAAAAACAGATGGTGCTTCAGGGTAAACTCGGTGTCATCCGGAATAAAATGCTGGTCTTTATCAAGGATCATTTCCGAAAATCACTGATCATGGAACTGACACCGTCGGTGGTGACCGACTGGCTGGGTCAGATTCAGAAAATGGATACGGACCAGTTACCCAACACCAATCTGGGAGCATGGTCGCTGCCGGATAAAATACCGCCGGTCAGTCTGTCTTTTCCAACCGACCTGGAACCGCGGATCGGGATGATCAGGAAATTGCTGAGTGAGACCGGATACCGTGAGGTATCGACTCGGCTGAATACCCGGGCTGTATCAAAAGGATTGACCTTTTTATTCTACGGACGGCCGGGAACCGGTAAAACCGAGCTGGTTAATCAGTTGGCGAGGGAAAGCGGCCGGGCTGTTTTTAAGGTGAATATTTCGGAAATCCGGGATAAATGGGTGGGCGAAAGCGAGAAAAACCTCGAGAGCATCTTCTCTTATTTCGAAACGGTTAAAAAGGCACAGTCAGTTGAGCCCATTTTATTCTTTAATGAAAGCGATGCCCTCATCGGAAACCGCCTGAAGGTGAATTCCAGTGTGGATCAAATGAACAATGCCATGCAGAACATCCTGCTGGAAAAGCTCGAGACTTTTGACGGATTGTTTTTTGCCACGACCAATCTGCTTGAAAATCTGGATCCGGCCTTTGAACGCCGCTTCCTGTTCAAGATGGAATTCCCGATACCGCCGGCTGAAGTACGCGCCAGCATCTGGATCAGCCGGCTGCCCTTTCTGTCGGCCGATGAAGCGGCGATTCTGGCCGGCGATTTCGAACTCTCCGGCGGACAGATTGAAAACGTTACCAGAAAGTCCGAACTGGAATCCATCCTGAGCGGCACCGACACCACGCTGAGTAAAATCATCGGCTTCTGTGAAGAAGAACTGCTGAACCGCAGCCTTAAAAAACCCATGGGATTTGCATTAAAATGA
- a CDS encoding radical SAM protein, with product MKKRFTLISFDLIRTEEPDISYSIATILAYLRADVQISEQYDIDHLSINLYREYESHFITDIDKVIQHLDEKLIQSPDVVALSEYIWSRNLTGPVSAYLKQRFPSVKLILGGPEITPVRVEQISEGYPFADHLISGYAEEALAAILLGKKTDLLITGSPDCNRLVSPYLSKVITIHDQVKMLRWETKRGCPYRCTFCEWSQVAGRKVIELPIERLHEELKLFSTLKNLEKINVLDGTFNTKDSYLTLMDAMGELKGITFSIQTRIEAIKGKNGDKFLENLIRYRNIFPEVGIQTIVPDEMVTIGRVENREQAGREIEEIKRVLLFFRDNRIKYKADLIYGIPGQTKKTFTDSFRFLIDCGTKKSNISTFPLRIPKNSKIKEDDTKIRVYPMFEGCPIDIVKESSSFTAEEWKDINRKSGTMKFEFNAENSGGYGKILLATIPKEFRLVIHSKFGYTRYKKLTIGLQVTVNTPFIRSFFPIVVRWKRVGPKEFQHIILTKSNKILIRDQKSLFSGFEYGVIRSVEKAIDPHVFDLHVDSYPSLDIARQNMGNGALLNFKYIDEKKFFSSEE from the coding sequence ATGAAAAAACGATTTACTTTGATTTCTTTTGACCTAATCAGAACCGAAGAACCGGACATTTCATATTCAATCGCAACCATACTGGCTTACCTCCGTGCCGATGTGCAGATTTCAGAACAATATGATATCGATCATCTATCCATAAACCTGTACAGAGAGTACGAATCCCATTTTATCACCGATATTGATAAAGTAATACAGCATCTGGATGAGAAACTTATTCAGTCACCTGATGTGGTGGCACTTTCTGAATATATATGGTCAAGAAATCTGACGGGACCTGTTTCTGCGTATCTTAAACAACGATTTCCAAGTGTAAAGCTGATTTTAGGCGGGCCAGAAATTACACCCGTCAGGGTGGAGCAGATTAGCGAAGGTTACCCATTTGCAGATCATCTGATCAGCGGTTATGCAGAGGAAGCACTGGCTGCGATTTTATTGGGCAAAAAAACTGACCTTTTAATAACTGGCTCCCCGGATTGCAATCGTCTGGTCTCTCCCTACCTTTCAAAGGTAATTACAATACATGATCAGGTCAAAATGCTTCGATGGGAGACAAAACGTGGGTGCCCATACAGATGCACCTTTTGCGAATGGAGTCAGGTAGCCGGCAGAAAAGTGATTGAGCTACCGATTGAAAGATTACATGAAGAATTAAAATTATTTTCCACTCTTAAAAATCTTGAGAAAATAAATGTACTGGATGGGACATTTAACACAAAGGACTCCTATCTGACCCTGATGGATGCAATGGGTGAATTAAAGGGGATCACTTTCAGTATACAGACAAGAATCGAAGCAATAAAAGGTAAAAACGGGGACAAGTTTTTAGAAAACCTGATCAGGTACAGGAATATCTTCCCGGAAGTTGGCATTCAAACCATTGTTCCTGATGAAATGGTCACAATCGGGAGGGTAGAGAACAGAGAACAGGCTGGAAGGGAAATTGAGGAAATTAAAAGGGTTCTTCTCTTTTTCAGAGATAACAGGATAAAGTATAAAGCCGATCTGATCTATGGCATACCGGGTCAGACAAAGAAAACTTTTACAGATAGTTTTCGCTTTCTGATCGATTGCGGAACAAAGAAATCAAACATCTCAACATTTCCGCTCAGAATACCAAAGAACAGCAAAATTAAGGAAGATGACACGAAAATCAGAGTTTATCCGATGTTCGAGGGTTGCCCGATTGACATTGTTAAGGAATCATCCAGCTTTACAGCTGAAGAATGGAAGGATATAAACCGTAAATCCGGAACGATGAAGTTTGAGTTTAATGCGGAAAATTCCGGAGGATATGGGAAAATATTATTGGCAACCATACCAAAGGAATTCCGGCTTGTTATCCACTCCAAATTCGGGTACACAAGGTATAAAAAGCTGACAATCGGTTTACAGGTTACTGTTAATACACCATTTATCCGTTCATTCTTCCCGATAGTGGTCCGATGGAAAAGGGTCGGTCCAAAGGAATTTCAGCACATTATATTAACGAAATCGAATAAAATTCTGATCAGAGATCAGAAAAGTCTTTTCTCTGGTTTCGAATATGGTGTCATCAGAAGTGTTGAAAAGGCCATTGATCCGCATGTATTTGATTTGCACGTAGATTCTTACCCCAGTCTCGATATTGCCAGGCAGAACATGGGTAATGGAGCACTTTTGAATTTCAAATACATTGATGAAAAAAAGTTCTTTTCCAGTGAAGAATAA